The genomic window CATATGCTTAAAGCCAAaatgacccgtttcaaattctaaatttaaaacccgttagccaagataatatcaaatgaggatatCTTACCTCTCCACTAAGGAGTTTATCCTTAGAACACCACATGCTACTTCATCTCAGCCATGAACTTCTCATACTCAGAATCTCCAACAGCGGATGGATTCTCTGCAGGTGGCTGAACTGGAGGCTTGGGAGCCCAGGGTGCGTTCCCCATGCTCTGCGAATATCCAACAGAAGGTGGCAGAGGAGGATTAGGTGCCCAAGGTGCATTACCTACACCTTGCGAGTGATCAGATGACGGCATAGGAGGATTGTTCGCCCACGGCATGTTACCCATGCTTTGGGAATGATCAGCAGACGAGGTCGGCActggaggtggaggtggaggtggaacAGCAGCGTAATAAGATGGATAACTCATATACGGAGGCTGTCCAGGCACACCTGAAAGCGAACCACCATAGACATTTGGTGGCACAGATGGAGGAGGAGTACCACTGTCTGCTTGTACTACTCCTGGTGGGAAGCTTTGCTGGCTTTCACTAGTAGTAGTGCCAGGTGGAGGAGCTTGTGTCACatgaggaggtggtggtggtggtgggtaGTGCATTCCATAAGGAGACATGTGTTGACCAGGGACGGGATGGTAAGAACCAGGAGGAGGCGGAGGAGCATATTGTGAATAGGAAGGAACAGGAGGACCCCAAGGAACTGGAGCCGGTGAATATGAAGGATTTGGCAGTTGCCCACCAGCGCCATATGGTTGTGATGGTGGAGGAGGATAAGATTGAGTAGGTGGGGGAGGTGCCGGGGGCCCAGGAGGCGGTGCCGGTTTACCAGCAATCCTGACAGCAAGTGTTTTACCTTCTAACCGATAACCATTCATTGCCTGTATCGCCGAATTGGCCATCTGGACATCTGCGTACTTCACAAAACCATAGCCTCTGCTCAGACCAGAAATATGGTCCTTTATTACCTTTGCCATCACAATTTCGCCAAAGGGTGAAAAAAGATTAATCAAACCATCGTCCTCAAGCATCGTAGGTAAGAACCCAATGTAGAGATTTTTTTCATCATATTCTTTGGAGGGTTTGGCTGGATTTGACCCTAAGCCAGGATGCGCACTTGCCCCACTGCCCCCATTGCTAGCCCATGGAGGATTACTTCCAGAACTTCCCGGACCAAGAGCCAAGGTATTAGTACTCTGTTTGAGAGAAGATTCAGGGAGAGTTCCTCCTAACTCAGCCAAAAAGTTCTGATATTCATCATCCATTTTCTTCCCATTAGTATCCTTCACAGGGCAATCAATAGTAGGGTGTCCACCATCACCACAAATCTTGCAAAGCACATCACTTTTAAAGGTATTCAAACGAGATGGACACGCGAACTGCCTATGTCCTGGCTCACCACACAGCCTACAGAACTCTTCATCCCTTATAGTACCATTCAAGGTAGCAAGCTCCCTCAGCTGTTGCCTCTTGTGTTCGTTCAGTACCTCATCAACAGGCTGAAGAAGCTTCTCGACCATACCAGCAGCAGCTTCAAGTGCCTCCTGAGTCTCAGCCTCAACCAAAACATGCAAATCCTCATTTTCAGCAGGGTCGTACTTCATATCCTTCTTCTGCAGCCTACCTTCCTTCATAGACCCTTTACCCCTAATCACAATCTTAGCACCAGTCTCCCTCTCCATCCTCTTCTGAGTATTCCCCCTGGGACCAATAATAAGACCAATGAAATTATAACCGGG from Raphanus sativus cultivar WK10039 unplaced genomic scaffold, ASM80110v3 Scaffold1513, whole genome shotgun sequence includes these protein-coding regions:
- the LOC108847127 gene encoding splicing factor-like protein 1, coding for MDSVELNPSSHPLDQPPRPASSETVASLKDDNSASLAPDQIPAPEATNGSSNGVTGDDKNKSEDTTTRRKRRSRWDPPPSESVTNTSAEGGGGGDSGTRKRKSRWADDEPKPTIQLPDYIKEIVGGIEFDPEIQVLNSRLLDISRLLQSGMALDDRPEGQRSPSPEPVYDNMGIRINTREYRARERLNRERQEIISQIIKKNPAFKPPADYRPPKLQKKLFIPMKDYPGYNFIGLIIGPRGNTQKRMERETGAKIVIRGKGSMKEGRLQKKDMKYDPAENEDLHVLVEAETQEALEAAAGMVEKLLQPVDEVLNEHKRQQLRELATLNGTIRDEEFCRLCGEPGHRQFACPSRLNTFKSDVLCKICGDGGHPTIDCPVKDTNGKKMDDEYQNFLAELGGTLPESSLKQSTNTLALGPGSSGSNPPWASNGGSGASAHPGLGSNPAKPSKEYDEKNLYIGFLPTMLEDDGLINLFSPFGEIVMAKVIKDHISGLSRGYGFVKYADVQMANSAIQAMNGYRLEGKTLAVRIAGKPAPPPGPPAPPPPTQSYPPPPSQPYGAGGQLPNPSYSPAPVPWGPPVPSYSQYAPPPPPGSYHPVPGQHMSPYGMHYPPPPPPPHVTQAPPPGTTTSESQQSFPPGVVQADSGTPPPSVPPNVYGGSLSGVPGQPPYMSYPSYYAAVPPPPPPPVPTSSADHSQSMGNMPWANNPPMPSSDHSQGVGNAPWAPNPPLPPSVGYSQSMGNAPWAPKPPVQPPAENPSAVGDSEYEKFMAEMK